One window from the genome of Magnolia sinica isolate HGM2019 chromosome 4, MsV1, whole genome shotgun sequence encodes:
- the LOC131242403 gene encoding serine/threonine-protein kinase-like protein At3g51990 — protein MKYFACKSECAIATSNSKKKKKAKATEYKYECSAEYRLFSYDELESATNGFSPESFLGKGSHGSVYKAFIDGGKLVVAVKKMRILLAEENSSGSSSKNNNNNNNNNDENNPIENELEILSRIRNPGFVNLLGYSIDSNERKLIVVEFMANGALHEHLHCDRRQLGWGRRVRFALQTAKAVEALHLLDPPVIHRDIKSSNVLVDENWNARLGDFGLALRGHVEDVRMRSTPPAGTMGYLDPGYVTPENLSTKSDVFSFGILLLEILSGRNAIDMNYSPPSVVDWAVPLIKQGRWDLLYDPRIEPPKDQFVRWQLAVLAARCVRAAAEKRPSMNEVVNCLRIVRKRICSPIWNNLTNRMTKLNSKFEPSEVISMSLKNASGNSNLFRNRKVLNVKSGVGLAKETRSTIVDCISCKDTVGLVSEPKAESNSKTSNPNAANSKTGLVVRMPRVRLNKPKSIGISKAGRVLHVSAGKDPAL, from the coding sequence atgaaatatTTCGCATGCAAATCCGAATGTGCTATAGCCACCTCCaattccaagaagaagaagaaggcaaaAGCCACAGAGTATAAGTACGAGTGCTCGGCCGAGTATCGTCTCTTCAGCTACGACGAATTAGAATCCGCCACCAATGGTTTCTCCCCTGAAAGCTTTCTTGGAAAGGGAAGCCATGGAAGTGTCTACAAAGCGTTCATAGACGGCGGAAAGCTCGTTGTGGCTGTAAAAAAGATGAGAATACTGTTGGCGGAAGAAAACAGCAGCGGCAGCAGTAgcaagaacaacaacaacaacaacaacaacaacgatgAGAACAACCCGATCGAGAACGAGCTTGAAATCCTTTCAAGAATTCGGAACCCGGGTTTTGTTAATCTTCTAGGATACAGCATCGATTCGAACGAGCGGAAGCTGATAGTCGTTGAATTCATGGCGAACGGGGCGCTCCATGAACACTTGCATTGTGATAGGAGGCAGCTGGGGTGGGGCAGGCGCGTCCGCTTCGCGCTGCAGACTGCGAAGGCAGTCGAAGCTCTGCATCTGTTGGATCCGCCTGTAATTCACAGAGATATAAAATCATCGAATGTGCTTGTTGATGAGAATTGGAACGCCCGATTGGGGGATTTTGGACTGGCATTGAGGGGACATGTAGAAGATGTTAGGATGCGGTCGACACCTCCAGCAGGCACGATGGGGTACCTCGATCCTGGTTATGTCACGCCGGAAAATCTCAGCACTAAGAGCGACGTCTTCAGTTTCGGAATCCTACTGTTGGAAATCTTGAGTGGACGGAATGCCATTGATATGAATTACAGCCCCCCTTCTGTTGTCGATTGGGCGGTGCCACTTATCAAACAGGGCAGATGGGATTTGCTCTATGATCCACGGATCGAGCCCCCTAAGGATCAATTCGTGAGATGGCAGCTGGCAGTCCTGGCGGCCCGGTGCGTACGGGCTGCGGCGGAGAAGCGGCCGTCGATGAATGAGGTGGTGAATTGCCTTAGAATTGTCAGAAAGAGAATCTGCTCACCAAtttggaacaatctcacaaaccggaTGACGAAATTGAATTCAAAATTCGAACCCAGTGAAGTGATTTCAATGTCTTTGAAAAATGCTAGTGGGAATTCGAATTTGTTCAGGAATAGAAAGGTATTGAATGTGAAGTCTGGTGTGGGTTTAGCGAAAGAAACAAGAAGTACAATTGTAGATTGCATTAGTTGTAAAGATACAGTGGGGCTAGTTAGCGAGCCGAAAGCAGAGTCCAATTCCAAAACGAGCAATCCGAATGCTGCAAATAGTAAGACGGGTTTGGTTGTGAGGATGCCCCGGGTTAGATTGAACAAGCCCAAGTCGATTGGGATATCAAAAGCAGGCCGAGTTTTGCATGTTTCAGCTGGCAAAGATCCTGCACTGTAA